One segment of Antennarius striatus isolate MH-2024 chromosome 5, ASM4005453v1, whole genome shotgun sequence DNA contains the following:
- the iqsec1b gene encoding IQ motif and SEC7 domain-containing protein 1 isoform X5, with protein sequence MWCLQCASDRSQSLLELESDGCVEGDAPGSEVGASVDPSTGYSCVPVTHSGGLGPDHLDSQLYGNIFLPGHQRPRRPKLQHSQSILRKQAEEEAIKRSRSLSESYELSSDLQDKQVEMLERKYGGRFITRHAARTIQTAFRQYQMNKNFERLRSSMSENRMSRRIVLSNMRMQFSFEGPEKVHSSYFEGKQVSLTDDNTKVGALVQSEHGGEMGMQAKTPTTQSDFSDAITELEDAFSRQVKSLAESIDDALNCRSLHGDENQSEPGRSHPDLEREVSCPVKPSHSASDHRKLDEMTASYSDVTLYIDEEELSPPLPLSQSVDRPSSTESDMRHRSLNSSQDYWSLAHKDEKGDTDTSCRSTPSLECQEQRLRVDHLPLLTIEPPSDSSVELSDRSDRSSLKRQNAYERSLSNLQNSPKHIGHSLPPRGLSREEDAARHRPRQLEAHLAINGTANRQSKSESDFSDGDNDSINSTSNSNDTINCSSESSSRDSLREQTLSKQTYHKETRNSWDSPAFSNDIIRKRHYRIGLNLFNKKPEKGVQYLIERNFVPDTPVGVAHFLLQRKGLSRQMIGEFLGNRQKQFNRDVLDCVVDEMDFSAMELDEALRKFQAHIRVQGEAQKVERLIEAYSQRYCICNPGVVRQFRNPDTIFILAFAIILLNTDMYSPNVKPERKMKLEDFVKNLRGVDDGEDIPREMLVGIYERIRKRELKTNEDHVSQVQKVEKLIVGKKPIGSLHHGLGCVLSLPHRRLVCYCRLFEVPDPNKPQKLGLHQREIFLFNDLLVVTKIFQKKKNSVTYSFRQSFSLYGMQVLLFENQYYPNGVRLTSAIPGADIKVLINFNAPNPQDRKKFTDDLRESIAEVQEMEKYRIESELEKQKGVVRPIMSQSSGLKKETGNGNLSRASLDDSYAIGEGLKRSALSSSLRDLSEAGKRGRRSSAGSLDSNMEGSIISSPHMRRRPPSSRDCPSRHSGQSLPNSSSLLGSLFGTRRVKSPSPTPQPMHPTLISHAPHPTNLHHTARGETDTPVPMHHAQFCHLTQNPPPYHHHHHYHPPAHLQHPPHQYHPPPSHSQQPAYPPHAQHGHGGHPAHPSHPAHGSHHHGPPPPPSQSTSSAKPKHSGISTVV encoded by the exons ATGTGGTGTCTGCAGTGTGCTTCTGACAGGAGTCAGTCCTTACTGGAGCTGGAATCAGACGGCTG TGTGGAAGGTGATGCTCCAGGCAGCGAAGTGGGCGCCTCTGTGGACCCCAGCACCGGGTACAGTTGTGTCCCAGTGACCCACAGTGGCGGGCTTGGTCCGGACCACCTGGACAGCCAGCTCTACGGAAACATCTTCCTGCCTGGCCACCAACGGCCCCGCCGACCCAAGCTCCAGCACTCCCAGTCCATCCTTCGCAagcaggcagaggaggaggccaTCAAGCGCTCCCGCTCCTTATCGGAGAGCTATGAGCTCTCATCAGACCTACAGGATAAGCAG GTGGAGATGCTAGAGCGTAAATATGGTGGACGTTTCATAACCCGGCATGCAGCCCGCACTATCCAGACGGCATTCCGCCAGTACCAGATGAACAAAAACTTTGAGCGTCTTAGGAGTTCTATGTCTGAGAACCGTATGTCCAGAAGGATCGTACTATCCAATATGAGAATGCAGTTTTCCTTTGAAGGACCTGAAAAAGTCCACAGCTCCTACTTCGAGGGCAAGCAAGTCTCGCTAACGGATGACAACACCAAAGTCGGAGCGTTGGTTCAGTCGGAGCACGGTGGGGAAATGGGCATGCAGGCCAAGACCCCTACCACACAGAGTGACTTCTCAGATGCTATTACAGAACTAGAAGATGCCTTCTCTAGACAGGTCAAATCTTTAGCCGAGTCCATAGATGATGCTCTAAACTGTCGCAGTTTGCACGGTGACgaaaaccaatcagaaccagggaGAAGCCACCCGGATTTGGAAAGGGAGGTCAGCTGCCCGGTCAAACCCTCACATAGTGCTTCAGATCATCGCAAACTGGACGAGATGACGGCGTCCTACAGTGACGTCACCCTTTACATCGATGAGGAGGAACTGTCGCCGCCGCTGCCGTTGTCCCAATCCGTAGACCGGCCCTCCAGCACGGAATCTGACATGCGTCATCGTTCCCTCAATTCATCCCAGGACTATTGGTCCCTGGCTCATAAGGACGAGAAAGGGGACACGGACACCAGCTGCCGTAGCACTCCATCCCTGGAGTGCCAAGAGCAGCGGTTGCGAGTAGACCATCTACCCTTATTGACCATCGAGCCTCCGAGCGACAGCTCGGTGGAGCTGAGCGATCGCTCCGATCGCAGTTCTCTGAAGAGACAGAACGCCTACGAACGGAGTCTCAGCAACCTGCAGAACAGCCCCAAACACATCGGCCACAGCCTGCCGCCCCGAGGGctttctagagaggaggacgcCGCCCGCCATCGGCCACGACAGCTGGAGGCCCACCTGGCCATCAACGGCACCGCCAACCGGCAGAGCAAATCCGAGTCCGATTTCTCCGACGGCGACAACGACAGCATCAACAGCACGTCCAACTCCAACGACACCATCAACTGCAGCTCGGAGTCGTCGTCCAGGGACAGCCTGAGGGAGCAGACGCTCAGCAAGCAGACGTACCACAAGGAGACTCGCAACAGCTGGGACTCCCCGGCATTCAGCAACGACATCATTCGCAAGAGGCACTACCGTATCGGTCTGAACCTCTTCAACAA aaaaccagaaaagggCGTCCAGTATCTGATAGAAAGGAACTTTGTCCCTGACACTCCAGTGGGCGTGGCTCACTTTCTGCTCCAGAGGAAAGGCTTGAGTAGGCAGATGATTGGCGAGTTCCTGGGCAACAGACAGAAGCAGTTCAACCGGGATGTCCTTGA CTGTGTGGTGGATGAAATGGACTTCTCAGCGATGGAGCTGGATGAAGCACTCAGGAAATTCCAGGCACACATCAGAGTGCAGGGAGAAGCTCAGAAGGTTGAACGGCTGATAGAAGCCTACAG CCAACGCTATTGCATCTGCAATCCCGGCGTGGTGCGACAGTTCAGGAACCCTGACACCATCTTCATCCTGGCCTTTGCCATCATTCTCCTCAACACAGACATGTACAGCCCCAACGTCAAgccagagaggaagatgaagctggAAGACTTTGTGAAGAACCTTCGAG GAGTGGATGATGGGGAGGACATCCCCCGAGAGATGCTGGTAGGAATATATGAGCGGATTCGCAAGCGAGAGCTCAAGACTAATGAAGACCATGTGTCCCAGGTTCAGAAAGTGGAAAAACTCATTGTTGGAAAAAAGCCG ATTGGCTCGCTTCACCACGGTCTGGGCTGC GTACTATCCCTACCACACAGGAGGCTGGTGTGTTACTGCAGACTTTTTGAAGTGCCCGACCCCAACAAACCACAAAAGTTGGGTCTGCACCAAAGGGAGATCTTCCTCTTCAATGATCTACTCGTG GTTACAAAGATTttccagaagaaaaagaactcTGTGACATACAGCTTTCGTCAGTCCTTCTCACTTTATGGCATGCAAGTGCTGCTCTTTGAGAATCAGT ATTATCCCAATGGAGTCCGTCTGACTTCAGCCATTCCCGGAGCTGACATCAAAGTCCTCATCAACTTCAATGCACCCAATCCTCAGGACCGCAAAAAGTTTACCGACGATCTCCGTGAATCTATTGCTGAAGTCCAGGAGATGGAGAAGTACCGGATAGAGT CTGAGCTAGAAAAGCAGAAGGGGGTGGTGAGACCCATCATGTCCCAGAGTTCAGGGTTGAAGAAGGAAACAGGCAATGGCAACCTGAGCAGAGCGAGCCTCGACGACAGCTACGCCATCGGGGAAGGTTTGAAGAGGAGCGCCCTCAGCAGTTCCCTACGGGACCTCTCGGAAGCAG GCAAGCGTGGGAGACGCAGCAGTGCAGGATCTCTAGACAGCAATATGGAA GGGTCCATCATTAGCAGTCCTCACATGCGGCGGAGACCCCCCTCCAGCCGGGACTGCCCGTCCCGCCACAGCGGCCAATCTCTGCCCAACTCCTCTTCTCTACTCGGATCTCTGTTCGGCACCAGACGGGTGAAGTCCCCCAGCCCCACCCCGCAGCCCATGCATCCCACCCTCATCTCccatgccccccaccccaccaacCTGCACCACACGGCCCGGGGGGAGACCGACACGCCAGTCCCCATGCACCACGCCCAGTTCTGTCATTTGACCCAGAACCCGCCAccttaccaccaccaccaccactaccacccgCCGGCGCACTTGCAGCACCCTCCTCACCAGTACCACCCACCCCCGTCTCACAGCCAGCAGCCGGCCTACCCGCCTCATGCACAACACGGCCATGGGGGCCACCCGGCGCACCCTTCCCACCCGGCTCACGGCTCCCACCACCACggcccacctccacccccctcccAATCGACCAGCAGCGCCAAGCCCAAGCACAGCGGCATCAGCACGGTGGTCTGA